From a single Sphingobium sp. genomic region:
- a CDS encoding type III pantothenate kinase has translation MLLAVDNGNTNVKFALVDDGGNIVQRWRIATDARRTADEYAVWLDQLLRMEGHARSDVKAMIIATVVPRALHNLQVLSQKYFGIDALVAGREPVNWGIALKVDEPRALGADRAVNAIAAQALEPETDKIVISFGTATTFDHIGADGSYLGGSIAPGINLSLDALYNAAAMLPRIAIEPPPTASVIGRDTVGQMQIGIYFGYVGLIEGLLSRMKQEIGKPVKVIATGGLAALFQQHSHLFDRVEPDLTLRGLANLYANREGGA, from the coding sequence ATGCTTCTCGCTGTCGACAATGGCAATACCAACGTCAAATTCGCTTTGGTCGATGATGGTGGCAACATCGTGCAACGATGGCGCATTGCCACAGACGCCCGTCGAACTGCCGACGAATATGCGGTCTGGCTCGATCAGTTGCTTCGCATGGAGGGCCATGCGCGCAGCGACGTAAAGGCGATGATCATCGCTACGGTTGTCCCGCGGGCGCTGCACAATCTGCAGGTTCTCAGCCAGAAATATTTCGGCATTGATGCGCTCGTTGCGGGAAGGGAACCGGTCAACTGGGGAATTGCGCTAAAAGTGGACGAACCGCGCGCTCTAGGGGCGGATCGCGCGGTCAACGCCATTGCCGCGCAGGCGCTGGAGCCGGAAACCGACAAGATTGTCATCAGCTTTGGAACGGCCACAACCTTCGATCATATCGGTGCCGACGGCTCCTATCTGGGCGGTAGTATCGCGCCGGGGATCAATTTGTCGCTAGATGCGCTCTATAATGCCGCCGCCATGCTGCCACGCATCGCCATCGAACCGCCGCCAACCGCCAGCGTAATCGGTCGTGATACGGTCGGGCAAATGCAGATCGGAATCTATTTCGGCTATGTCGGGCTTATCGAAGGGCTACTGTCGCGCATGAAGCAAGAGATCGGAAAGCCGGTAAAGGTGATTGCTACAGGCGGCCTTGCTGCGCTGTTTCAACAGCACAGCCATCTTTTCGACCGAGTTGAGCCTGATCTCACCCTGCGCGGGCTTGCTAATCTCTACGCAAACCGCGAAGGCGGGGCATGA
- a CDS encoding biotin--[acetyl-CoA-carboxylase] ligase translates to MLTGLIEQVALTGSTNADLLARAALGAPEGLWLRADRQDGGRGRMGRQWESPVGNLYASTIIRISVSDPAPASLAFVAALAAFDTVASAAPDIPVQIKWPNDILTADGAKLCGILLERANDAIIAGFGINLFNHPLLPDRPTADLSSRGANPPDAQAVCEILADNLARRLLQWRQQPLSNLLRAWESAAHRQGSALRVNLPDGDCLEGLFAGLADDGALKLRLADGEIRAIHAADIFLI, encoded by the coding sequence ATTCTGACCGGACTGATCGAGCAGGTCGCGCTGACAGGCTCGACCAACGCCGATTTGCTCGCCCGTGCCGCACTTGGTGCGCCCGAGGGGCTTTGGTTGCGCGCAGATCGGCAGGATGGCGGCCGCGGTCGCATGGGGCGGCAATGGGAGAGCCCCGTCGGCAATCTCTATGCCAGCACGATCATTCGTATTAGCGTTTCGGATCCGGCACCGGCGAGTCTGGCTTTCGTCGCCGCACTTGCCGCTTTTGATACGGTGGCTTCCGCGGCTCCGGATATTCCGGTGCAGATCAAATGGCCGAATGACATATTGACCGCCGATGGCGCGAAATTGTGCGGCATTTTGCTTGAACGGGCGAACGATGCAATTATCGCTGGTTTTGGCATCAATCTTTTTAACCACCCGCTATTGCCCGATAGGCCAACCGCCGATCTGTCCAGCCGAGGTGCCAATCCGCCCGATGCACAGGCGGTTTGTGAGATATTGGCGGACAATCTTGCGCGCAGGCTTTTGCAATGGCGCCAGCAGCCTTTGAGCAATCTGCTGCGCGCATGGGAAAGCGCCGCGCACCGACAGGGTTCTGCACTGAGGGTGAACCTGCCAGATGGTGATTGCCTGGAGGGTTTGTTTGCGGGGCTGGCAGATGATGGTGCGCTCAAGCTGCGCTTGGCGGATGGTGAAATCCGTGCCATTCACGCCGCCGATATCTTCCTTATCTGA
- the nuoN gene encoding NADH-quinone oxidoreductase subunit NuoN, whose protein sequence is MDLSTSLALVRPELVLSFSSLALLLLAAWRNEAGRLVSVLAVAALVGAAVFAGQAFAAGTDAEAFEGLYRSDAFSNFAKVLIYFAAAIALMIAPRALEKMGAMRGEYPVLVILSAVGMGVMVSATDLVTLYIGLELQSLAAYVLASFARNDGRSAEAGLKYFVLGALASGILLFGMSLIYGFTGSTDFETIGTAMDGEIGMGLLFGLIFVLSGLAFKISAAPFHMWTPDVYEGAPTPVTAFFASAPKVAASALLIRITIEAFGNQVQAWQQIIMVVALMSIIIGAVGAIGQNSLKRLLAYSSINNVGFLLIGLAAATEDGVAAMLVYLVVYVVMTLGGFICLMQLKGRDGEMKEGLADIAGLSKTQPMLAAAFAVFMFSLAGIPPLFGFWPKLLVFNAAIAAGLFPLAVIGVAASVIGAFYYLKVVKVMYFDEAADNVADADDKMLSVTGGVLALAVSPLGYFAIVPLGVVAAKAAGTLF, encoded by the coding sequence ATGGACCTTTCAACTTCGCTTGCGCTGGTACGACCGGAACTGGTCCTCAGCTTCTCGAGCCTTGCGCTGCTGTTGCTTGCTGCCTGGCGCAATGAAGCCGGCCGCTTGGTTAGTGTACTTGCCGTGGCGGCGCTGGTTGGCGCGGCTGTCTTTGCCGGGCAGGCCTTCGCCGCAGGCACGGATGCCGAGGCTTTTGAAGGGCTTTACCGCTCCGATGCGTTCAGCAATTTCGCCAAAGTCCTTATCTATTTCGCAGCAGCAATTGCGTTGATGATTGCGCCCAGGGCGCTCGAGAAGATGGGCGCAATGCGCGGTGAATATCCGGTGCTTGTGATATTGTCCGCTGTGGGCATGGGCGTGATGGTTTCGGCGACCGATCTAGTAACGCTGTACATCGGACTCGAGCTGCAAAGCCTTGCAGCTTATGTGCTTGCCAGCTTTGCCCGCAATGACGGCCGCTCGGCTGAAGCAGGCCTCAAATATTTCGTGCTTGGCGCATTGGCCAGCGGCATCCTGCTGTTTGGCATGTCGCTCATCTACGGATTTACGGGGTCGACCGATTTCGAAACCATCGGCACTGCCATGGATGGAGAGATCGGGATGGGCCTACTTTTTGGCTTGATCTTCGTGCTTTCCGGCCTGGCCTTCAAGATCAGCGCCGCGCCTTTCCATATGTGGACGCCGGACGTTTATGAAGGTGCACCCACGCCGGTTACGGCTTTCTTCGCCAGCGCGCCCAAGGTTGCGGCTAGCGCTTTGTTGATCCGCATCACGATCGAAGCCTTTGGAAACCAGGTTCAGGCTTGGCAACAGATCATCATGGTGGTCGCATTAATGTCGATCATTATCGGTGCAGTCGGTGCTATCGGTCAAAACAGCCTGAAACGTCTTCTTGCCTATAGCTCGATCAACAATGTTGGCTTCCTTTTGATCGGCCTTGCCGCCGCGACCGAAGACGGCGTTGCCGCGATGTTGGTATACCTTGTCGTCTACGTCGTGATGACGCTGGGCGGTTTCATCTGCTTGATGCAGCTTAAAGGCCGCGATGGTGAGATGAAGGAAGGATTGGCGGATATTGCCGGGCTTTCGAAAACCCAGCCGATGCTCGCAGCCGCGTTCGCTGTGTTCATGTTCAGCCTTGCCGGCATTCCCCCACTCTTCGGTTTCTGGCCGAAGCTGCTGGTTTTTAATGCCGCCATTGCTGCTGGCCTATTCCCGTTGGCCGTGATTGGCGTTGCCGCCTCGGTCATTGGCGCGTTCTACTATCTCAAGGTCGTCAAGGTCATGTATTTTGACGAAGCGGCTGACAATGTTGCGGATGCTGATGACAAAATGTTGAGCGTGACCGGAGGAGTGCTTGCACTTGCGGTATCGCCGCTCGGTTATTTCGCGATCGTCCCCTTGGGTGTCGTCGCGGCAAAGGCAGCGGGAACTCTATTCTGA
- a CDS encoding NADH-quinone oxidoreductase subunit M has protein sequence MNAAEIPILSIMLAVPMVGALACLFMRAEMARVIALTATLFNLLLGIWLWASYDPAGAQWQFVEKAMLFGPIGWKLGIDGISLMLIMLSVFLMPICIGASWRAITERVGLYMASFLLMETLMIGVFAAQDLLLFYIMFEAGLIPMYLIIGIWGGKDRIYASYKFFLYTLLGSVFMLLAMLWMIQQAGTADIPTLLNYDFPPEAQTILWLAFFASFAVKMPMWPVHTWLPDAHVQAPTAGSVILAGVLLKMGGYGFLRFSLPMFPEASAQFIWLVFGLSMVAVVYTSLVALVQEDMKKLIAYSSVAHMAIVTVGLFTFNQQGIEGAIIVMLSHGLVSGALFLCVGVIYDRLHTREISRYGGLSVNMPKYALFFMLFTMASVGLPGTSGFVGEFLSLAGAYKVSTWATLIATTGIILGAGYMLYLYRRIAFGEQVNADAAAMSDLDRREMWLLAPIAAVVLWMGVYPESFLSPIRRDVAMIVERIERAAPAGDSKLKENDKTTAKYRVQAHDGGEHAKSAEGAAH, from the coding sequence ATGAACGCAGCAGAAATCCCCATTCTTTCGATCATGCTCGCCGTGCCGATGGTCGGCGCGCTGGCATGCCTTTTCATGCGTGCGGAAATGGCGCGTGTCATCGCGCTGACAGCAACGTTGTTCAACCTGCTGCTCGGTATCTGGTTGTGGGCCAGCTATGATCCGGCGGGCGCGCAGTGGCAGTTTGTTGAAAAGGCCATGCTTTTCGGCCCGATTGGCTGGAAACTGGGCATTGATGGCATCTCGCTTATGCTCATCATGCTTTCGGTGTTCCTGATGCCGATCTGCATTGGCGCCAGCTGGCGTGCGATTACCGAACGTGTCGGTCTCTACATGGCGAGTTTCCTGCTGATGGAAACGCTGATGATCGGTGTGTTCGCGGCGCAGGATTTGCTGCTGTTCTACATCATGTTCGAAGCTGGCCTGATACCGATGTACCTGATCATCGGCATCTGGGGTGGTAAGGATCGTATCTACGCCAGTTACAAATTCTTCCTCTACACGTTGCTCGGTTCGGTGTTCATGCTGCTGGCGATGCTGTGGATGATCCAACAGGCTGGCACTGCCGATATCCCGACGCTGCTGAATTACGATTTCCCGCCTGAGGCGCAGACCATCCTTTGGCTCGCATTCTTTGCATCCTTCGCTGTAAAAATGCCGATGTGGCCCGTCCACACCTGGCTGCCTGATGCACACGTTCAGGCTCCGACTGCCGGCTCGGTTATCCTTGCCGGCGTGCTTTTGAAGATGGGTGGCTACGGCTTTTTGCGTTTCTCGCTGCCGATGTTCCCGGAAGCGTCCGCCCAGTTCATCTGGCTGGTTTTTGGCCTTTCGATGGTAGCCGTTGTCTATACGAGCCTAGTTGCGCTGGTGCAGGAAGACATGAAAAAGCTGATCGCTTATTCGTCGGTCGCGCACATGGCGATCGTCACCGTCGGCCTGTTCACCTTCAACCAACAGGGTATCGAAGGTGCGATCATCGTCATGCTCAGCCATGGCCTGGTGTCTGGCGCGCTGTTCCTTTGCGTTGGCGTCATTTATGACCGCCTGCACACCCGCGAAATCAGCCGTTATGGCGGACTGTCGGTGAACATGCCGAAATATGCGCTGTTCTTCATGCTGTTCACCATGGCGAGCGTCGGCTTGCCAGGGACAAGCGGCTTTGTCGGCGAGTTCCTCTCGCTGGCCGGTGCATATAAGGTTTCGACCTGGGCCACTTTGATCGCGACCACCGGAATCATATTGGGAGCGGGCTATATGCTCTATCTCTATCGCCGGATCGCATTTGGTGAGCAGGTGAATGCCGATGCCGCCGCGATGTCCGATCTGGATCGGCGTGAAATGTGGCTGCTTGCTCCGATTGCTGCCGTCGTGCTCTGGATGGGCGTTTATCCCGAAAGCTTTCTGTCGCCGATCCGCCGTGATGTAGCGATGATTGTGGAGCGGATAGAGCGTGCAGCACCTGCGGGCGACAGCAAGCTCAAGGAAAATGACAAGACCACTGCCAAATATCGCGTTCAGGCGCATGACGGCGGCGAACATGCTAAATCGGCCGAGGGGGCCGCTCACTAA
- the nuoL gene encoding NADH-quinone oxidoreductase subunit L, whose protein sequence is MSAIEIIVFAPLLAALIAGLGQRFIGATAAKLVTTGGLFLACGLSWPIFIAFLSGNEKAYVEPVMLWVQSGTLTFDWALRVDSLTATMLVVITTVSALVHLYSWSYMEEDPDQPRFFAYLSLFTFAMLMLVTANNLVQMFFGWEGVGLASYLLIGFWYKKPSANAAAIKAFVVNRVGDLGFMLGIFGVFWLFGTVSIPEILAAAPEKAGSSIGFLGLRVDTMSLLCILLFIGAMGKSAQLGLHTWLPDAMEGPTPVSALIHAATMVTAGVFMVCRLSPLFETSQFALNVVTVVGATTAIFAATVGLVQNDIKRVIAYSTCSQLGYMFFAAGVGAYSAAMFHLFTHAFFKALLFLGAGSVIHAMHHEQDMRYYGGLRKHIPLTFFAMTMGTLAITGVGIVGIGGFAGFHSKDAIIEAAYASTAPWHGYAFFIGVLAALLTSFYSWRLIFLTFFGKPRWEKSEHIQHAVHDAHHGHDDHGYGHEGHGASDGTAGYHPHESPWPMLVPLGVLTLGAIFAGYVFKYDFIYSEEGGKAFWAASTLYFNEHLIHAMHDVPLWVKLASTVAMLVGLFTAWMMYIRSETAPASVARHFEPLYKFFLNKWYFDELYNLIFVKPAFWFGRLFWKGGDVGIIDRFGPNGSAFAVSLTSRLAVRMQSGYLYTYALVMLLGLVAAISWLMVQA, encoded by the coding sequence GTGTCGGCTATAGAAATCATCGTTTTCGCGCCGCTTCTGGCCGCGCTGATCGCCGGTCTGGGCCAGCGCTTCATTGGGGCGACTGCAGCAAAGCTGGTCACTACGGGCGGGCTGTTCCTTGCCTGCGGCCTTAGCTGGCCCATTTTCATCGCGTTTCTGTCGGGCAATGAAAAGGCCTATGTGGAGCCGGTGATGCTTTGGGTCCAATCGGGCACGCTGACCTTCGATTGGGCATTGCGCGTCGACAGCCTTACCGCGACGATGCTTGTGGTGATCACGACCGTTTCGGCGCTCGTCCACCTTTATAGCTGGAGCTATATGGAAGAGGATCCGGATCAACCGCGCTTCTTCGCCTATCTCTCGCTATTCACCTTTGCCATGCTGATGTTGGTGACCGCCAACAACCTCGTCCAGATGTTCTTCGGATGGGAAGGCGTTGGTCTTGCATCCTATCTGCTGATCGGTTTCTGGTATAAAAAGCCGAGCGCCAATGCCGCAGCGATCAAGGCGTTCGTCGTCAACCGCGTCGGCGATCTCGGCTTCATGCTTGGCATTTTTGGCGTGTTCTGGCTGTTCGGCACCGTTTCAATCCCTGAAATTCTTGCCGCCGCACCCGAAAAGGCCGGATCAAGCATCGGCTTCCTCGGTCTTCGCGTCGATACGATGAGCCTGTTGTGCATCTTGTTGTTCATCGGTGCGATGGGCAAGTCAGCGCAACTCGGCCTGCACACATGGCTGCCGGACGCGATGGAGGGCCCGACGCCTGTGTCTGCCCTGATCCATGCGGCAACGATGGTCACCGCCGGCGTGTTCATGGTATGCCGCCTGTCTCCGCTGTTTGAGACCAGCCAATTTGCACTGAACGTTGTCACTGTCGTCGGCGCAACGACCGCGATTTTTGCTGCGACCGTTGGCTTGGTCCAAAATGACATTAAGCGCGTGATTGCTTATTCAACCTGTTCGCAGTTGGGCTACATGTTCTTTGCGGCGGGTGTCGGCGCCTATAGCGCGGCGATGTTTCACCTGTTCACCCATGCGTTCTTCAAGGCTCTGCTGTTCCTTGGCGCAGGTTCGGTGATCCATGCGATGCACCATGAACAGGATATGCGCTATTATGGCGGCCTGCGGAAACATATACCGCTGACCTTCTTTGCGATGACGATGGGTACGCTTGCAATCACTGGTGTCGGCATTGTCGGCATTGGCGGATTTGCCGGTTTCCATTCGAAGGATGCCATTATCGAGGCCGCTTACGCGTCAACTGCCCCCTGGCATGGTTATGCCTTCTTCATCGGTGTGCTCGCAGCCTTGCTTACCAGCTTTTATAGCTGGCGCCTTATCTTCCTGACCTTTTTCGGAAAGCCGCGTTGGGAAAAATCGGAGCATATCCAGCATGCCGTCCACGACGCGCATCATGGGCATGATGATCATGGGTATGGCCATGAGGGCCATGGCGCAAGCGATGGAACCGCTGGCTATCATCCGCATGAAAGCCCCTGGCCGATGCTGGTTCCGCTGGGCGTTCTGACGCTGGGCGCGATCTTTGCCGGCTATGTTTTCAAATATGATTTCATCTATTCCGAAGAAGGCGGAAAGGCCTTCTGGGCTGCATCGACGCTCTATTTTAACGAGCATCTGATTCATGCCATGCATGATGTGCCGTTGTGGGTGAAACTGGCGTCGACAGTCGCCATGTTGGTTGGCCTGTTCACTGCCTGGATGATGTATATCCGTTCGGAAACCGCGCCCGCTAGCGTTGCGCGCCATTTCGAACCGCTCTACAAATTCTTCCTCAACAAATGGTATTTTGACGAGCTCTACAACCTGATCTTCGTCAAGCCGGCCTTCTGGTTCGGGCGCCTGTTCTGGAAGGGTGGCGATGTCGGCATTATCGATCGCTTTGGCCCCAATGGCTCGGCCTTTGCCGTCAGCCTGACGAGCCGTCTCGCTGTCCGCATGCAGTCGGGCTATCTTTATACTTATGCGCTGGTGATGCTGCTCGGTCTCGTGGCTGCAATCAGCTGGCTTATGGTGCAAGCGTAA
- the nuoK gene encoding NADH-quinone oxidoreductase subunit NuoK: MGIEHYLVVSSILFVMGVLGIFLNRKNVIIILMAIELILLSVNINLVAFSAFLGDLVGQVFAMFVLTVAAGEAAIGLAILVIYFRGRGTIAVDDVNRMKG; this comes from the coding sequence ATCGGCATTGAACATTATCTGGTGGTCAGTTCGATCCTCTTCGTGATGGGCGTGCTTGGCATCTTTCTCAACCGTAAGAATGTGATCATCATCCTGATGGCGATCGAACTCATCCTGTTGTCGGTGAACATCAACCTTGTCGCTTTCAGTGCCTTTCTCGGCGATCTGGTCGGGCAGGTTTTCGCGATGTTTGTGCTCACCGTTGCTGCTGGCGAGGCGGCCATTGGGCTTGCCATTCTTGTCATTTACTTCCGCGGTCGCGGCACCATTGCCGTTGACGACGTCAACCGGATGAAGGGGTAA
- a CDS encoding NADH-quinone oxidoreductase subunit J produces MIQVVSFYIFAAILIASAAMVIFARNPVHSVLWLIVAFFNAAGLMVLVGAEFIAMLLVIVYVGAVAVLFLFVVMMLDIDFAELRAGFMRNLPLGMLLAIVLLIELVLGIGAYRAGAVELGTSIASAVPADRSNIEAIGALLYSKYIFLFETAGLILLVAMVGAIVLTHRQRKDMLVQNISDQNKRRPQDATRNVNQPVGQGVEL; encoded by the coding sequence GTGATACAGGTCGTCTCTTTTTACATCTTTGCCGCGATCCTCATCGCATCTGCCGCGATGGTGATCTTTGCGCGTAACCCCGTACATAGCGTGTTGTGGCTGATTGTTGCATTCTTCAATGCTGCTGGCCTGATGGTGCTGGTCGGTGCGGAATTCATCGCGATGCTTTTGGTCATCGTCTATGTCGGCGCGGTTGCGGTGCTGTTCCTCTTTGTCGTCATGATGCTCGACATCGATTTCGCCGAATTGCGGGCGGGTTTCATGCGCAACTTGCCGCTGGGCATGTTGCTCGCGATCGTGCTGCTTATCGAACTGGTGCTGGGCATTGGCGCCTATCGCGCCGGTGCCGTTGAACTGGGTACTTCGATTGCCTCGGCCGTGCCTGCCGACCGGTCAAACATCGAGGCAATCGGCGCGCTGCTGTACAGCAAGTATATCTTTCTGTTCGAGACTGCCGGCCTGATCCTTCTGGTCGCGATGGTGGGTGCAATCGTTCTGACCCATCGTCAGCGCAAGGATATGCTGGTCCAGAATATCTCCGATCAGAACAAGCGCCGTCCGCAGGATGCGACGCGCAACGTCAATCAGCCCGTTGGGCAGGGGGTAGAGCTGTGA
- the nuoI gene encoding NADH-quinone oxidoreductase subunit NuoI, with protein sequence MTTIAHLIKSFTLWEFIKAHWLTLQYFFKPKATVNYPFEKNPLSPRFRGEHALRRYPNGEERCIACKLCEAVCPAQAITIEAEPRDDGSRRTTRYDIDMTKCIYCGFCQEACPVDAIVEGPNFEFATETREELLYDKAKLLSNGDKWERAIAANLAADAPYR encoded by the coding sequence ATGACCACTATCGCCCATCTCATCAAAAGCTTTACGCTTTGGGAATTCATCAAGGCGCATTGGCTGACCTTGCAGTATTTCTTCAAGCCCAAGGCAACGGTGAATTATCCGTTCGAAAAGAACCCGCTCTCACCACGTTTTCGTGGTGAGCATGCGCTGCGCCGCTATCCCAATGGTGAAGAACGCTGCATCGCGTGCAAGCTGTGCGAGGCGGTGTGTCCGGCACAGGCCATCACAATTGAGGCCGAACCGCGTGATGATGGCAGCCGCCGCACGACGCGTTACGACATCGATATGACCAAGTGCATCTATTGCGGTTTCTGCCAGGAAGCCTGCCCGGTCGATGCGATTGTCGAAGGCCCGAATTTCGAATTTGCTACCGAAACGCGCGAGGAACTTCTCTACGATAAGGCGAAGCTTCTTTCTAATGGCGATAAGTGGGAGCGTGCGATTGCCGCGAACCTTGCCGCCGATGCGCCGTATCGATAA
- the nuoH gene encoding NADH-quinone oxidoreductase subunit NuoH, with the protein MTEFFQSLGMSYEWAWFTATISGILLIALPLMLAVAMIIYAERKLWAAFALRRGPNVVGPFGLLQSFADGLKVFLQETIIPSASNRGLFLIAPIITFTVALMAWAVIPFGAGVVLSNINVGLLYILAISSLGVYGVVISGWASNSKYPFFSAMRAAAQMISYEVSIGFILICVVLWAGTFNVSGIVEAQRGHVLGFINAFGLNPLLFPIAVMFLISAMAETARAPFDLTEAESELVAGYQTEYSSMSFALFWLGEYANVLLMSALTVILFWGGYLPPVDWAPLYMVPGILWFFLKIWIIFFIFAWVKATVPRYRYDQLMRLGWKVFLPISLLWVCIVSGYLMFTGHFA; encoded by the coding sequence ATGACTGAATTCTTCCAATCCCTCGGCATGTCCTATGAATGGGCGTGGTTTACCGCGACGATATCTGGCATCCTCTTGATCGCTCTGCCGCTGATGCTGGCCGTTGCGATGATCATCTATGCCGAACGCAAGCTTTGGGCGGCGTTTGCGCTGCGCCGCGGCCCCAATGTTGTCGGCCCGTTCGGTCTGCTTCAGTCCTTCGCAGACGGCCTTAAGGTTTTCCTTCAGGAAACGATCATTCCGTCGGCTTCGAACCGCGGCCTGTTCCTCATTGCCCCGATCATTACCTTCACCGTTGCGCTGATGGCATGGGCAGTGATCCCGTTCGGTGCTGGCGTAGTCTTGTCGAACATCAATGTCGGTCTGCTCTATATCCTCGCGATCAGCAGCCTAGGCGTTTATGGTGTCGTGATTTCGGGTTGGGCGTCCAACTCCAAATATCCCTTCTTTTCGGCGATGCGTGCTGCGGCGCAGATGATTTCCTACGAAGTCTCAATCGGCTTCATCCTGATCTGCGTCGTGCTTTGGGCTGGGACGTTCAACGTCAGCGGTATCGTTGAGGCGCAGCGCGGCCATGTGCTTGGCTTTATAAACGCCTTCGGCCTCAATCCGCTGCTCTTCCCGATTGCTGTGATGTTCCTGATCAGCGCGATGGCGGAAACTGCGCGCGCTCCCTTCGATTTGACTGAGGCGGAAAGCGAATTGGTCGCGGGTTACCAGACCGAATATAGCTCGATGAGCTTCGCGCTTTTCTGGCTCGGCGAATATGCCAACGTCCTCTTGATGTCGGCGCTGACCGTGATCCTCTTCTGGGGTGGTTACCTGCCGCCGGTTGATTGGGCACCGCTCTATATGGTTCCCGGTATCCTCTGGTTCTTCCTCAAAATCTGGATCATCTTCTTCATATTCGCCTGGGTGAAGGCCACTGTGCCGCGCTACCGCTATGACCAGCTGATGCGCTTGGGCTGGAAAGTCTTCCTGCCGATCTCTCTGCTATGGGTCTGCATCGTTTCAGGCTATCTGATGTTCACGGGGCATTTCGCATGA